The genomic stretch TGAACCGGGGAATGAAGTGACTGTCAGCATTCCGCCGAGGCTCTTCTCAGGCTCGCTGTTGCCGGGTGCCCTGACAATGAAGAGCGTGCCTGATGCGGCCGGAGTAAAGGCAAGCGAATCAGATACCCCTCTTATGCCTGACATTGTGCTGTAGATTACCCTGTCACCATACCGTGTCACGGCAACGGTTTCGCCCTGGCTGAGACGCACCTCTCCGGAAGCTCCGTCGAAAAGGAAACAATCACCCTTTACCGTGGTCAAAATCAGGCTGGAAGGCTTTGACCGGGCAAAGATACGTATTGAGATCCGGGGAAATGTGACCAGTGGAAACAGAACGAGCAGTATGGCAACCAGTGAGATCCTCTTCATTTCCCTTTCTTTTTACCAGGAGTGCCTGCCATATTTTCATCCACCATGGGTATCACTACCCTCATCTTGCTTTCATTTGAACAAGACTTTCCATCATATCCGCCGCTACTCTCCCTGATGCCCCGCCACCTCCGAGTATAGTCCGCAACTCCCGGTAATCAGCCTTTATACTCTTATGTCTGTCACCGGTGGCAACTATCTCCTCCAGTTCCCTGTGCAGGCTGACACTATTCAGCCCCTCCTGAATCAGCTCTTTCACCACTTCCCTGTCCATGATGAGGTTTACCAGTGAGATGAACCTGACCCTGATAATCCGTTTTGCCAGCCTGTATGTAAGCAGACTTGTACTGTAGCATACGACCTGAGGCACATCAAAGAGTGCAGCCTCAAGGGTTGCAGTGCCGGAGGTGACAAGCGCGGCCTCAGCCACAGCCAGAAGGTCATAGGTCCTGCCGGTGATAACCCTGACAGGGTATGCTGAAGAGATCTCTTTATAAAGCCGTGCCGGCAGATGATCCATTGCTGCCACCACGAACTGGTATTTAGGAAAGCCTGCAGACACTCCTGCCATGACAGGAAGAATAGTGCTCACCTCCTGAAGCCTGCTGCCGCAGAGAAGTGCGATTACCGGTCTGGGGTCAAGT from Candidatus Cloacimonadota bacterium encodes the following:
- a CDS encoding SpoIID/LytB domain-containing protein, with product MKRISLVAILLVLFPLVTFPRISIRIFARSKPSSLILTTVKGDCFLFDGASGEVRLSQGETVAVTRYGDRVIYSTMSGIRGVSDSLAFTPAASGTLFIVRAPGNSEPEKSLGGMLTVTSFPGSLRILNITTVEEYLPGVVRAEAGRYGPSDYYKAQAVVARTYI
- the lpxB gene encoding lipid-A-disaccharide synthase — encoded protein: MRYFIIAGEPSGDLHGSNLVKHLRKADPAADIVCWGGELMQGEGARLLKHYRETAFMGILEVLVNIRQVKANFSECKRQIMEMKPDVVILIDYPGFNLRMARFAKEAGFRVFYYISPKFWAWREGRVKKIKRYTDRLYIIFPFEKEFYRRHDFPALFLGNPLIDHIDAWRAKAPDREMIRASLGLDPRPVIALLCGSRLQEVSTILPVMAGVSAGFPKYQFVVAAMDHLPARLYKEISSAYPVRVITGRTYDLLAVAEAALVTSGTATLEAALFDVPQVVCYSTSLLTYRLAKRIIRVRFISLVNLIMDREVVKELIQEGLNSVSLHRELEEIVATGDRHKSIKADYRELRTILGGGGASGRVAADMMESLVQMKAR